A window from Vulcanimicrobium alpinum encodes these proteins:
- the minE gene encoding cell division topological specificity factor MinE has translation MFDFFNRLFGQKPSSATAKERLRLVLLSDHISLAPDVVEALKHDLIEVISRYVEVDVANCDVSFEQQDKAVAMLANIPILGMQKRTPPAPQPPRPAAPEPPPAPSLGPVGGAAAVAAAPEPATANATVAEAVTQRDGIAALAAVISEPAAPAAPPETASHETPAPAVTKSSASAANGSAPKPAGGPSSKSSGNGSGSTRRRRRKAAHAAQNQPPGLPRPQPT, from the coding sequence GTGTTTGATTTCTTCAACCGGCTGTTCGGCCAAAAACCCTCGAGCGCGACGGCGAAAGAACGCCTGCGCCTCGTCCTGCTCTCCGATCACATCTCGCTCGCGCCCGATGTCGTCGAGGCGCTCAAGCACGATCTGATCGAGGTAATCTCGCGCTACGTCGAGGTCGACGTCGCCAATTGCGACGTCTCCTTCGAGCAGCAGGACAAGGCGGTCGCGATGCTCGCGAACATCCCGATCCTCGGGATGCAGAAGCGCACGCCGCCGGCCCCGCAGCCGCCGCGCCCGGCGGCACCGGAGCCGCCGCCCGCGCCGTCGCTGGGGCCTGTCGGCGGCGCCGCCGCGGTCGCCGCGGCGCCGGAACCGGCGACGGCGAATGCGACGGTGGCGGAAGCCGTGACGCAGCGCGACGGAATTGCGGCCCTTGCCGCGGTGATCAGCGAACCTGCAGCGCCGGCGGCGCCGCCCGAGACGGCGTCGCACGAAACGCCCGCGCCGGCCGTCACGAAATCGTCCGCTTCAGCGGCAAACGGCTCGGCACCGAAGCCCGCCGGAGGGCCTTCGTCGAAATCGTCAGGGAACGGGAGCGGCTCGACGCGCCGGCGGCGACGCAAAGCCGCGCACGCCGCGCAGAATCAGCCGCCGGGCTTGCCGCGACCGCAGCCGACGTAA
- a CDS encoding phosphoadenylyl-sulfate reductase, whose product MVLLDMTMRVDPHVPVFYLDTGLLFDEVRALTARARERYGIDPIAMTPAQSLDEQAERYGAALWERDPDLCCALRKVEPYRAFMRGYAAWLTGIRRTQSAVRREVAPMSVDDDGITKVSPLFDWTDDDIEQYVAAYDVPVNALHAQGYPGVGCVPCTRAVAPGEDARARRWVAKTECGLHVRTAAAR is encoded by the coding sequence ATGGTGCTGCTCGATATGACGATGCGCGTCGATCCGCACGTGCCGGTGTTCTATCTCGACACGGGTTTGCTGTTCGACGAGGTGCGCGCGCTGACCGCACGCGCTCGCGAACGCTACGGGATCGACCCGATCGCGATGACACCCGCGCAATCGCTTGACGAGCAGGCGGAGCGCTACGGCGCGGCACTGTGGGAGCGCGACCCCGATCTCTGCTGCGCGTTGCGCAAGGTCGAGCCGTACCGCGCCTTCATGCGCGGCTACGCCGCGTGGCTGACCGGGATCCGGCGGACGCAGTCGGCGGTGCGGCGCGAGGTGGCGCCGATGAGCGTCGATGACGATGGTATCACCAAGGTGAGTCCGCTCTTCGATTGGACCGACGACGACATCGAGCAGTACGTCGCGGCATACGACGTCCCGGTGAACGCGCTGCACGCCCAGGGGTACCCGGGCGTCGGCTGCGTCCCGTGCACGCGGGCGGTCGCGCCCGGGGAAGACGCGCGCGCCCGGCGGTGGGTCGCGAAGACGGAGTGCGGCCTGCACGTCCGCACCGCGGCGGCCCGCTGA
- a CDS encoding M48 family metalloprotease, with translation MVSASIPAPALALPTSTEVQIGKQYDKQITDANVIVTDPLLNQWVGEISNKIWSQTARKDIPYSIKIIDQSDINAFSTLGGYIYINEGTIDFVQSDDELAHVIGHETGHIERRHAVTANNKASILNVLFGIGSLFSPILYRFGQLIQAGALARISRDDENEADKYGLMLMTRAGYDPDAALTFMAHLGATEKDARGALDKYLADHPGTQKRIANLKGDPELNPALRTDEQRQAQAIHDLDTARYAIAARKFADILGRKPDDSTARFDLGEAQLALGQVSKGEQNLAAAAEKVSPQAKTLADVRIKGLRDAERRLNLLHPDLRPLRDQFATAQANETQAGAAIATRRQEGLNQLKAINSRIENIVYGIPDFSRVQPRKDSRLETLLHNVTLMSKSLDVATGKSSETIGGVGSLERNKEGGLLKENSDLLAELGAPLKLDAPPPQALATFPSYQRLFTSIGAADADMVRGVDAARAALALLDVGAGDLDTFVRELQHVSLDGSGDIALSDYHRIEPTMTKAVDSLNKAAVGATQASQLYNMARARQLQTRIDMLGLQESPDRYATFQHALNVRFHTKGVDYDQLARGDLTPGEVAAAVIVGADTNAAPQAIIAESKSTGKPIVDLANARGMYAQSLEIFLGLVYLDYMDDPVKEALGRT, from the coding sequence ATGGTGAGTGCCAGCATCCCGGCACCCGCGCTCGCCTTGCCGACCTCGACCGAGGTCCAGATCGGCAAGCAGTACGACAAGCAGATCACCGACGCGAACGTGATCGTCACCGATCCGTTGCTCAATCAATGGGTCGGCGAGATCTCGAACAAGATCTGGTCGCAGACCGCGCGCAAAGACATTCCGTACTCGATCAAGATCATCGATCAGTCGGACATCAACGCGTTCTCGACGCTGGGCGGCTACATCTACATCAACGAGGGCACGATCGACTTCGTGCAGTCCGACGACGAACTCGCGCACGTGATCGGTCACGAAACCGGGCACATCGAACGGCGCCACGCCGTCACCGCGAACAACAAGGCGTCGATTCTCAACGTGCTCTTCGGGATCGGTTCGCTGTTCTCGCCGATCCTGTACCGCTTCGGGCAGCTGATCCAGGCCGGCGCGCTGGCGCGCATCTCGCGCGACGACGAAAACGAGGCCGACAAGTACGGGCTGATGCTGATGACGCGCGCCGGCTACGATCCCGATGCCGCGCTCACGTTCATGGCGCACCTCGGAGCGACCGAAAAAGACGCCCGCGGCGCGCTCGACAAATATCTCGCCGATCACCCCGGAACGCAGAAGCGCATCGCCAACCTCAAAGGCGATCCCGAACTCAACCCGGCGCTGCGAACCGACGAACAGCGCCAGGCGCAGGCGATCCACGACCTCGACACCGCGCGCTACGCGATCGCCGCGCGCAAGTTCGCCGACATCCTCGGACGCAAGCCCGACGATTCGACGGCGCGCTTCGATCTGGGCGAAGCGCAGCTCGCGCTCGGCCAAGTCTCGAAAGGCGAACAGAACCTCGCCGCGGCCGCCGAGAAGGTCTCGCCGCAGGCCAAGACGCTCGCGGACGTGCGGATCAAAGGCCTGCGCGACGCCGAACGACGGCTGAACCTCCTGCACCCGGATCTGCGGCCGCTGCGCGATCAGTTCGCCACGGCGCAGGCCAACGAGACACAGGCCGGCGCGGCGATCGCGACCCGCCGCCAAGAAGGGCTCAACCAGCTCAAAGCGATCAACTCGCGGATCGAGAACATCGTCTACGGAATCCCCGATTTCTCGCGCGTCCAGCCTCGCAAGGACTCGCGCCTGGAGACGCTGCTGCACAACGTCACGCTGATGTCGAAGTCGCTCGACGTCGCGACCGGAAAAAGTTCGGAGACGATCGGCGGCGTCGGCTCGCTCGAACGCAACAAAGAAGGCGGCCTGCTCAAAGAAAACAGCGACCTCCTCGCCGAGCTCGGCGCGCCGCTGAAGCTCGACGCGCCGCCGCCGCAAGCGCTCGCGACGTTCCCGTCGTACCAGCGCCTCTTCACCTCGATCGGCGCCGCCGACGCCGACATGGTGCGCGGCGTCGACGCCGCACGGGCCGCGCTCGCGCTGCTCGACGTCGGCGCGGGCGATCTCGACACGTTCGTGCGCGAACTGCAGCACGTCTCGCTCGACGGTTCCGGCGACATCGCGCTCTCGGACTATCACCGCATCGAGCCGACGATGACCAAGGCGGTCGATTCGCTCAACAAGGCCGCGGTCGGCGCGACCCAGGCCTCGCAGCTCTACAACATGGCGCGCGCGCGGCAGCTGCAGACGCGCATCGACATGCTCGGCCTGCAAGAGTCGCCCGACCGGTATGCGACCTTCCAGCACGCGCTCAACGTCCGCTTCCACACCAAGGGCGTCGACTACGATCAGCTCGCGCGGGGCGATCTCACCCCCGGCGAGGTCGCCGCCGCCGTGATCGTCGGCGCCGACACCAACGCCGCGCCGCAGGCAATCATCGCCGAGTCGAAGAGCACCGGGAAGCCGATCGTCGACCTCGCCAACGCGCGCGGGATGTACGCGCAGTCGCTCGAGATCTTCCTCGGCTTGGTCTACCTCGACTACATGGACGATCCGGTCAAGGAAGCGCTCGGCCGGACGTAA
- the minD gene encoding septum site-determining protein MinD gives MLNDVIPEPADAPVPKKRGRAIVVTSGKGGVGKTTTTANVGAALAAAGAAVVLVDADVGLRNLDIVLGLEARVRHHVLDVLEQNATLDDALVTDKRVPALRLLAAAQTREKDDVDTDGFRALIDTLRERFDYVLVDCPAGIEKGFVNAIAGADEAIVVCTPEVAAVRDADRVVGLLGDSRKVSLIVNRLRPALVRKGKMLSVDDVNEILHLPLLGVVADAPDVIVSTNKGEPVALDPASPVGSAYRAIAQRIAGTLTTAPEIPREKTFFEKLFGSRS, from the coding sequence ATGCTCAACGACGTGATCCCCGAACCCGCCGACGCGCCGGTCCCCAAGAAGCGGGGCCGCGCGATCGTCGTCACCAGCGGGAAAGGCGGCGTCGGAAAAACGACGACGACCGCCAACGTCGGCGCCGCTCTCGCTGCCGCCGGTGCCGCCGTCGTGCTGGTCGACGCCGACGTCGGGCTGCGCAATCTCGACATCGTGCTGGGGCTCGAAGCGCGCGTTCGCCACCACGTGCTCGACGTGCTCGAGCAGAACGCGACGCTCGACGACGCCCTGGTCACCGACAAGCGCGTCCCGGCGTTGCGGCTGCTCGCCGCCGCGCAGACGCGCGAGAAGGACGACGTCGACACCGATGGGTTCCGCGCGCTGATCGATACGCTGCGCGAGCGCTTCGACTACGTGCTCGTCGACTGTCCGGCCGGGATCGAGAAAGGCTTCGTCAACGCGATCGCCGGCGCCGACGAAGCGATCGTCGTCTGCACGCCGGAGGTCGCCGCGGTGCGCGACGCCGACCGCGTCGTCGGTCTGCTCGGCGACAGCCGCAAGGTCTCGCTGATCGTCAACCGCCTGCGCCCGGCGCTCGTTCGCAAGGGAAAGATGCTCTCGGTCGACGACGTGAACGAGATCCTGCATCTGCCGCTGCTCGGCGTCGTCGCCGACGCGCCCGACGTCATCGTCTCGACGAACAAGGGCGAACCGGTCGCGCTCGATCCGGCCTCGCCGGTGGGGAGCGCGTATCGCGCGATCGCTCAGCGCATCGCCGGAACGCTCACCACCGCGCCCGAGATTCCGCGCGAGAAAACGTTTTTCGAAAAGCTCTTCGGGAGCCGCTCCTAG
- the minD gene encoding septum site-determining protein MinD, whose protein sequence is MSARRIVLTSGKGGVGKTTTTANLGAALAMRGKQVVLVDADIGLRNLDLVLGVEKRIVFDLVEVVEGRCQLRQALIKDKRLENLSILPAAQTRDKTAITELQFADVVTQLGEMFDYVLIDCPAGIEHGFRNAIAGATEAIVVTTPEVSAIRDADRVIGKLNERGLPLRLIVNRIRPEMVRSGDMLSVDDVTDILSAELLGIVPDDEEVVDTANRGEPLVLNPDSRLGAIYGKVARRLEGELVPFTDLQPPGFFERLFGKAG, encoded by the coding sequence ATGAGCGCACGGCGCATCGTGTTGACGTCCGGTAAGGGCGGAGTCGGGAAGACGACGACGACGGCGAATCTGGGAGCCGCGCTGGCGATGCGCGGCAAGCAGGTCGTGCTGGTCGACGCGGACATCGGGCTGCGCAACCTCGACCTCGTGCTGGGCGTCGAGAAGCGGATCGTCTTCGATCTGGTCGAGGTCGTCGAAGGCCGCTGTCAGCTGCGGCAGGCGCTGATCAAGGACAAGCGGCTCGAAAACCTTTCGATCCTGCCGGCGGCGCAGACGCGCGACAAGACCGCGATCACCGAACTGCAGTTCGCCGACGTCGTCACCCAGCTCGGCGAGATGTTCGACTACGTGCTGATCGACTGCCCGGCCGGGATCGAGCACGGCTTCCGCAACGCGATCGCCGGCGCCACCGAGGCGATCGTCGTCACGACGCCCGAAGTGTCGGCGATCCGCGATGCCGACCGCGTCATCGGGAAGCTCAACGAGCGCGGTCTCCCGCTGCGCCTGATCGTCAACCGCATCCGTCCCGAGATGGTGCGCAGCGGCGACATGCTCTCCGTCGACGACGTCACCGATATCCTCTCCGCCGAACTGCTCGGCATCGTCCCCGACGACGAGGAAGTCGTCGATACCGCAAATCGCGGCGAGCCGCTCGTGCTCAACCCTGACTCGCGCCTGGGCGCGATCTACGGCAAGGTCGCGCGCCGTCTCGAAGGCGAGCTGGTGCCCTTCACCGACCTGCAGCCGCCGGGTTTCTTCGAACGCCTCTTCGGAAAGGCGGGATGA
- the rodA gene encoding rod shape-determining protein RodA — protein sequence MERPWYTRFNWPLAILPILTTVYGIVFIRSATLHDRSAASEWRSQMLYAAVGIVLMIGVAFVDYRVWRRWALPMYVVTLGLLAFITFKGHEALGAARWIKIGSFTFQPSEPAKLVLAITIAALLCRGSYRKIQELWLPLVAVAVPAVLILKQPDLGTTLVIGAIFTAELYFGLPNLFDFGLYVGGVAAAAAYVLTSEKILKPFQRARLTVFLDPKVDPQGVGYNLNQSKIAVGSGEWFGKGLFHGTQTQLAFVPENSRDFIFTAVGEETGFVGAALLLALYAATIGFAMRSVFAAKDRFGVLLSVGLVAMLAFHIVVNVGMTIGIMPITGIPLPFMSYGGSALMTDYIAVGMLLNIVLQKDKLVFGDSTVRRA from the coding sequence TTGGAACGTCCTTGGTACACGCGGTTCAACTGGCCGCTCGCGATCCTTCCGATCCTCACCACGGTGTACGGGATCGTCTTCATTCGCTCGGCGACGCTGCATGACCGCAGCGCGGCGAGCGAATGGCGCAGTCAAATGCTCTACGCTGCGGTCGGCATCGTGCTGATGATCGGCGTCGCGTTCGTCGACTATCGCGTGTGGCGGCGCTGGGCGCTGCCGATGTACGTGGTGACGCTGGGGCTGCTGGCGTTCATCACGTTCAAGGGACACGAGGCGCTCGGCGCGGCGCGCTGGATCAAGATCGGATCGTTCACGTTCCAGCCGTCGGAGCCGGCGAAGCTCGTTCTCGCGATCACGATCGCCGCACTGCTGTGCCGGGGCAGTTATCGCAAGATCCAGGAGCTGTGGCTGCCGCTCGTCGCCGTTGCGGTGCCCGCGGTGCTCATCCTTAAGCAGCCCGATCTGGGGACGACGCTGGTGATCGGGGCGATCTTCACCGCCGAGCTCTACTTCGGGCTCCCCAACCTCTTCGATTTCGGGCTGTACGTCGGCGGCGTCGCGGCGGCCGCAGCGTACGTTCTCACCAGCGAGAAGATCCTCAAGCCGTTCCAGCGCGCGCGCCTTACCGTGTTCCTCGATCCGAAGGTCGATCCGCAAGGCGTCGGCTACAACCTCAACCAGTCGAAGATCGCGGTGGGCAGCGGCGAGTGGTTCGGCAAGGGTCTCTTCCACGGCACGCAGACGCAGCTCGCGTTCGTACCGGAAAACTCGCGCGATTTCATCTTCACCGCGGTCGGCGAAGAGACGGGATTCGTCGGTGCCGCCCTGCTCCTCGCGCTGTACGCCGCAACAATCGGCTTCGCGATGCGCTCGGTGTTCGCGGCGAAGGACCGGTTCGGCGTCCTGCTCTCCGTCGGGCTCGTCGCGATGCTCGCCTTTCACATTGTCGTCAACGTCGGGATGACGATCGGGATCATGCCCATCACCGGAATTCCGCTGCCGTTCATGTCGTATGGCGGCAGCGCGCTGATGACCGACTACATCGCGGTCGGAATGCTGCTCAACATCGTGCTGCAGAAGGACAAGCTGGTCTTCGGCGACAGCACCGTGCGCCGCGCCTGA
- a CDS encoding septum site-determining protein MinC has translation MSSVRGRGRNLEIAVDRALAAASEELRAQFAERPDFYRGSRAVANLGALEPAAFEIAAFRDVLAEYGIVLDGVTGLESIAGAVAELDLAYLGTAQATEVAALPRQRHQREVRLSDEARSLIADFAGARADMVRRRQSPPASAGPATAVASAGVAIPQPPRPVPVGISTLYHRGTLRGGQALHNLGNLVVIGDVNPGAELVASGDIVVFGALRGVAHAGAQGDRGARVIALELAPTQLRIATVIATSGSDRVKRGPEHASIVDERIVVVPFAEADLRKETIV, from the coding sequence ATGAGCTCCGTGCGCGGCCGCGGCCGCAATTTGGAGATCGCCGTCGATCGCGCGCTCGCCGCGGCGAGCGAGGAACTGCGCGCACAGTTTGCCGAGCGGCCCGACTTCTACCGCGGCAGCCGCGCCGTCGCAAACCTCGGCGCGCTCGAGCCGGCGGCGTTCGAGATCGCCGCGTTTCGCGACGTCCTCGCCGAGTACGGGATCGTCCTCGACGGCGTGACCGGACTCGAATCGATCGCGGGCGCGGTCGCCGAACTCGACTTGGCCTACCTGGGGACGGCACAGGCAACAGAAGTCGCGGCCCTGCCGCGCCAGCGGCATCAGCGCGAAGTGCGCCTCTCCGACGAAGCCCGCTCGCTCATCGCCGACTTCGCGGGCGCGCGCGCCGACATGGTGCGCCGGCGCCAGAGCCCGCCGGCGAGCGCGGGACCGGCGACGGCGGTCGCGTCGGCCGGCGTCGCGATCCCGCAGCCGCCCCGGCCGGTTCCGGTCGGCATCTCGACGCTCTACCACCGCGGCACCCTGCGCGGCGGCCAGGCACTCCACAACCTCGGCAACCTGGTCGTCATCGGCGACGTGAATCCGGGTGCGGAGCTCGTCGCGTCGGGCGACATCGTCGTCTTCGGCGCGCTGCGCGGCGTCGCGCACGCGGGCGCGCAGGGCGACCGCGGCGCGCGCGTGATCGCGCTCGAGCTCGCACCGACGCAATTGCGCATCGCCACCGTCATCGCAACCAGCGGCAGCGACCGCGTCAAACGCGGCCCCGAACACGCCTCGATCGTCGACGAACGCATCGTCGTCGTCCCGTTCGCGGAAGCCGACCTGCGAAAGGAGACCATCGTATGA